The DNA sequence ATTATGTTCCTGAGGTTGAAGTGGTCTGTCACCCCTTCACAGATCATCACACAATGTATAGCCTAATATTTTCTTAAAGTTGTCCGGATTTGTTGCCACTTAAGCTATGGTTTAAATATATGGTAAAAAATATTCTGTGCCCCCTTCTCTCCACCAGGTGCTGTTGTAAGACATGTTGCTGAAAGTGAAATACCTCAATGTAAAGAAGTACATTAAATTGCACGCAGGATTCACTTATCTAGAATTCATCAGTGAAGGTAAGATAACCTGGCAGAACAAAATTTGTTGCACATGTATCAGTTCATCATGTTTGCATCTCATCTATTTAAAAAACGAATTAAAtgttaacacattttattttaatgtgtgacattaaaaacagtACAGAGCAGTAGGCCTAGGCCTATATTGTTGCTGCAGACTTGTCTAATTTAACCATTTTAAAGACAGGTAAAACAGCTGTTAATAAATattagctaaataaaaaagtcaaaattagtttttaaaaaagtttttcagGCGTTTTAGGTGACATTATGCTTATCTTTTTGTAAAGCCAAAACCAAGTTTGGACTTCCGGATGCTGCTGACCTTGATATTTTCGATGAAACTGACACAGCTGTCGAAGAAGACATTTTTCTGGAGTTACTGGAGGCCCAACCAGACCTATGCCTGACAATACGTGAAAAGATTTCAGATGAAGGTAAATGTTATCATAACTTAAATTTTCAGAGTATAGCCCACTCAATGTAGAGCCAAGTTCTTTTGCTCTTGATGCAGATGACATTGACCTGTCTTCATGCAATATACATGACAGTGGACAGGGCTGGGTCATATTTGTATAGAATGTTGTCTGAACATGAACATTGAAATTGTGTTATTAATGGCATTGTGGAGTAGCCTAAAGAAAGTTAACCAAATCATCTCTCCCAAAGATTTTTGTCCTTTAGCTCATTCCACACCATCCTCCTCGGATACATTATCTTCCCTCACGGACACTATATCACTTTCATCAAGTGACAGTGACCTCAGGGAAAAGGGCATTCCTGCAGGCCGCAGTAGATCCAGCAAAGACAGTTCTGCACCAAATGTTTCTGTGTCAGAGGCTGCAAAAGAGGTAATTGAGAacagaaaatgtcttttgtatttttgagttGACACCATTTATACTGTAGATTGTTATACAAATTGAAATTCAAAACATGGTGGTTCCCAACTTGCCCTGTATGAAAAAATGTTAGTAGAAGTTAGTGCTTCTTGCTAGATATGTCTTTCACAGGTTTGTTGACATTCCTCTAAACTTTCACCTTTACTGACAAAcaagtttttattgttattattttcccTTTTATATGAGCAGATGGTTAAAAATGCCTTGACTAGGAAACCTGGTGGAGAGGAAATTCTTGAAGAATACAATGCCGAAAATTCACTGAGCCACCGCACCCGGCGGCAGCTTGTTAACATATTGGCAAGTGATATGACTGAGAGACATGGGTAAGAGTAATAGTACctaataaaaaagtaaagatgGGCCATATGGAATATTCTTGTAATGTATACTGCAGTAAAGACACATACTTCTGATTTAACATTGTCAATTGTATTTCCTCTATAGCAGAATTCCCTCCCGTAAGCAAAAGGAGAAATATGCCCTTGGAATAATTACACTCTTTCCCTCATTGAAGGATCCATTTTCTCCAAACGGCTATGTAAGTCATGCAGTGATTGTAAAACAGCACATTATTTAGTTTTCATCATGGAATAATTACATCAGCTaaatgatttaaaagaaaaatcttaaTTCCTCTTTCGTAATAACTATTGTCATAAAACTGTATTGAAATTGTGGATGTTGTTTAACATGTATTGCACCTGTTACATGATAATAGTCCTTGGGTTTCTTTTTGCTGAATCTGCAAAGTCTGTAAGATCGcatttgatgtttatttttcatctatGTTTAAATGTGACAGGAGCATTTCTACGACGGAGTGAAAGGCACTGGATATGTAGCGTGGCGCCTCAAAACCATGTCCAGGTCTACAACCAAACGGCCAGTGAAGGAAGTCCCAGTGCATCAAGAACAAGGGCCTAAGCGCAGAAGATTAGCAACCACATTGCCTCAGCAACTTGATGGAGATGCCTGCAAGGAGGCCATCTCATTTCTTGTTCACTCTCCTGATGAAGCAAGTGTATTTCAGAAGATGAAAATGACGTTCCAACATCGCCAGGATCTGGTGCATGATCCACAAAGAACTGCAGATGTCTTCAAAACATTTCCACGCTTTTTGGATGTCAAAGGACTAGTAAGTCAAATCACTTGATATTTTCAACtgttaatccttttttttttgttttgctgatgTGGATGGCAACAGTAAAAGATGTGATCATTGGTCATCCCAGTCAGGCTATATCCCATATTGGTCAAAATCACATTGCAATGTAAACAATGTTGAGCACTGTCTTTATGTCCTGTGTGTATGATGAACAGGTCAATCAAGACTTCCTGCTGCTGTTTGGTGCTGAAACAGCCACCAAGTTGCTTGAGAAGTGGGACATGTCATTCAAGCCAAAGGTTATTAAAGAAGCCAAACAGCTGACTCAGTCAACTGACCTGTGTCGTTTGATAAAAGCTGCTGAGAAACCAACAGAGAGTGATGCAAATGGTAGGCGTCGCACCATGCTTGTttgattttaataatatttatttttacctgtcATTTTGAAATTGTTTTATAAATTCAACCATACACAGACTGGGACAGTGACATGGCCTCTCTGCTGCTACTCCTTCAACTTTTGCCACCCACAGCTGGACGAAAGAGGAGAACCAAAATAAGTCCAACTGATGCAGCACACAAAATGGTGCACTTTCACAAGGTAAATATGTtgtctcactttttaaaatcctacaaaacactttttcagtttttgcactttttaGTTTTCCTCTCCATGAAGTATGTGTCTTAGTATTTTGTAATAAGTTAGCAAGGCACATAATGTCAAACTGAATGAATGGTTCATACTCAGCAAGTATAAGCTAGGCCTATATGTCAATATCTCATTTGTTTTTAGTCATGCTGCAGCATTGATGAACACTTGCAAGCAAGAGATGGTAAACAACCATACATCCTCGCTGTTGGTCGAACCCAGAACAGCATTGACACCTTCTACATCGCAGTGGACAAACAGCTCATCCCCTGCCAAGCCACCAGCTCACTCAGTGCTTTTGATGAACTTTTCAAATCCCACTACGTGTTCAACTTATCTTACGACGAGTCACTGGTTCATCTCTACAGTTTTGTGCAGACCACCATATTCAACATTGATGCCACCTCAACAGATGAGTCACCACGTGTTCGTGAGTTGCGTGccaaaatgttgaatgagaaccatgtttaaatgttttatctgTCAAACTCTGCATAGCACCAGTCAGGCTTTGATAAGTCATTTGCGACTAGGTCACAGTTTTTATCCAAGCACCAAATTTAAGTTGGCTTGTTCACAAGATGGTTGCAGCCGTCAGTTCACTACATattctggtttaaaaaaacatttaaatagtgTTCATGATGAAGATTGTTGTCAAAGTGGTGATGCAGAACCCTCAGAGTCATTTCAAGCTGATTTTGACAGATTACAAGATACAGACATAGCAGTTGCAGGAACAAGTGTTACTCAGAGCCTAGAGGTTGGGTGTTCTGAAAACAATGGGTCAGgtcaaagaattaaaaaaaattctgaagcAATTTGCACTAAAATTATTGGTAAACTCAATGGTAGTGGTTTGGCAAATAGTTTTGTGTCATCACTTGTTTGTGatttggaagattttgctgATGGACTGCACTGTGAGTTTAAACATAAAGTACTGAACGTTGTGCCAACAGAAAATCCTGTTAGATCTccagtggaaaaatgtcttgAGACTTTTGACAATCCAGTTGAGAAGTTCGACACTGAAGCTAAAAGAAAGTCATATTTCCGTGAAAAATGGGGAATTGTGGATCCAGTGGAAAAGACTTTAGGAATACGCTATGATacaaggttaaataaaaaatcaggcACTTATGACCAGGTACCAGTAAAAGACACTTTTGTGTACATTCCAATTTTGGAAACAATCAAATTTATATGTCGCAATTCTTATATTTGCGAGCTGCTTGCTAAACTATGTGTATCAAAAGAAGACAGATATGAAGACTTTTGTGATGGGAGTTACTATAAGTCTCATCCATTGTTTTCAAAACCACAGACTTCTTTGCAAATTCAGCTTTATTATGATGACTTTGAGACTGCTAATCCACTTGGTTCCAAACGTGGTGTTCACAAAGTTGGTGCAATCTATTTTGTCCTCAGAAATCTGCCTCCAAAGTTAAATTCTGCATTGATGAACATTCATTTGGTTGCATTGTTTCATGCAGAAGATGTGAAAAAATACGGCTTTGATCCTATTTTACAGCCTCTGATTGATGACATAAAGTTTTTGGAGAGCCATGGCATTGATTTACCCTTCTCATCTGAAAAGGTCCATGGCACTATATGTCAGATAACTGGGGACAACTTGGGGATGCACTCAATTTTGGGTTTTGTTGAGTCTTTCAGTGGACGTTACTTTTGTCGTTTGTGTTTAATTGCAAAACAGGATGCACAGAGTGTGTATACTGAGGATGATCCAAAGATCATCTTACGAGGGAAAGAACTTTTTGAAATGCACTGCAGTGAGTTGCAATCTGATCCTCAAAAGCTACATGTGTTTGGCTTAAGAAAGAATTCTACACTGAACACTCTTCAATTCTTTCATGTTTGCCAGAACTTTTCCTTGGACATTATGCATGATATTCTCGAAGGGGTAGCACAATATGAGATAAAGTTACTGTTGGAATATCTGTCAGACAATTTTCTGCCGAAACCTGCTCTTTTGTCACGGATCTATGCTTTTGACTATGGCTACTTGGAGAGCAAAAATCGTCCAACAAGGGTGAACTTAGACAGTAGTGGTAATAGTATAGGTCTTAACTCCATTCAGACTCTTTGTCTGATAAGAAACATTCCTTTAATTTTTGGTGATATTGTGCCAGAAGGAAATCAGAACTGGACTATGCTATTGCTATTGTTGCAAATAATTAACATcatattctctccatctgttacACATGGCATGACTGTGCTtctaaaacatttaacaatgGAACATCATGACTTGTTCAAATTGTTGTATCCAGGTAGGAACATGATTCCCAAACACCACTTTATGTTGCACTACCCAACTTGCATCAGAAAAATTGGGCCATTATTGCATGTATGGAGCATGAGAGGTGAGGCTAAACATAGGGTGTTCAAAGACACCCTTAAGTACTTTAAGAACATCACAGTGTCACTTgccaaaaaacatcaaacatccATAGCATACAAGTGGGAGACATGTCCTTTAAGCCATGTTGAGTATGGGCCCTTGAAATCATTTGATGTTGATAGTGAGGAAAATAGTGAAATGATCTCCCTAGGCTTGCCTGCTGTTGcagaagaggctttctctgCTAATTGGGTTAACATTAATGGGACTGAGTACAGAACAGGATTGGTCATTTGTTGTGGTTCTGAACATGAGATGCCGGTGTTTTGCAGAATAAAAACAATAGTTTTGGTCAATAGTCACACCTACTTCATAGTTCAGAAGCTTGTGGTTGAAAATTTCAGTGAACATTGCCATGCTTATAAAGTGTTTGAAACGGATGAAAAAGATGTTGTTAAAGCAGACTGTATTGAAATATACAAGCCCTTTGATTTGCAAAGTGCttatggtgatgatgatggtctGTACATTGTGCCATTATTTTTGTTGTGAACGTATGCTGTATGGTGCTTggaatttaatatttattaaaatgctTATGTGACCAATTTTATGTTTTCTCCTTTTATCCTGTAAAGGGACTTAACAAGGATTTTCACTGAATGTAACACAGTAGTCATACAGTAATTGCACTTTAATGCATTTTTGTATTCAGACAATTAATACAGACTAGTATTTAAAAGCTCATATATGTCACTTTAAAGTGCCAAAATAACACTGTGAAAGTTACAGAATAACACTCTAAGTGAAAACAGTCAACACAATCCagtgtgaaaataaacacttaaaAGTGTCATAAATAACACCATAGTTGTTGTGTAGTAACACCCTCAGTGAAAAGAGTTAACCCAAGCCAGTGTAAAAGTGAACACTTATCAGTGTCCTAAAACAACACTATAAATGTTAGGTAGTTACACTCTGAGTGAAGACACTTCACACCATACAGAGTGAAATTTTAACACTATGggtgttatatttttaacactACAATGGAGTTAAAATAATAACACTTTGCAAAGTGTTACTTTAACTCTAAACCAGTGAGAATTATATAAACACTGGAAAAGTGTTAACTTTAACACTATAGGAGTTGAATTAACACTGGAGATTTTGCTGTgtacgtgagcctcagcaaagaaaacaataaaaaaaacaaaaacaaaaaacaatggaagtagttcagcagcgtagtgtgctgtaaaatcaacttacttccaaaacacatacacaaaatacatatacatacacacagatagacatttgcgcgctaatttgtcacgaagtatttcacGGTCACTTCTAAAACCACTCTAAACACAGTTCCTTGTGGCGAACGTAAACCCTATTTCACGCgtatcacgaagtaattccggctacagcaacctattttgcgcatttcacgaagtaattccggctacagcaacctattttgcgcattcttctaaacccttccggcggtttaaaaccaaaaagtgttttctcaccctcagtcgtcttttgctggttgttcaggtcatctggatcccaGCGTCATGGACCAGGACCGGCCTGGATGCGAATTTACGCCCAGGGCTTTCGCCTCTACCcggagagggctgtcgacagacttcggttCTGGCTTTTCCCACGACGTCAGGATGCAGCAATGAGACcttattggagtcacagaaacatgGGGCGATCGCGGCTCAAGAGTTaagagttcgccttgtaatcggaaggttgccggttcgagccctggcttggacagtctcggtcgttgtgtccttgggcaagacacttcacccgttgcctactggtggtggtcagagcttgccatcaccagtgtgtgaatgtgtgtgtgaatgggtggatgactggatatgtaaagcgctttggggtcct is a window from the Pelmatolapia mariae isolate MD_Pm_ZW linkage group LG5, Pm_UMD_F_2, whole genome shotgun sequence genome containing:
- the LOC134627421 gene encoding uncharacterized protein LOC134627421 — encoded protein: MGMRSPPEVCCQDRGGCSAKTKFGLPDAADLDIFDETDTAVEEDIFLELLEAQPDLCLTIREKISDEAHSTPSSSDTLSSLTDTISLSSSDSDLREKGIPAGRSRSSKDSSAPNVSVSEAAKEMVKNALTRKPGGEEILEEYNAENSLSHRTRRQLVNILASDMTERHGRIPSRKQKEKYALGIITLFPSLKDPFSPNGYVNQDFLLLFGAETATKLLEKWDMSFKPKVIKEAKQLTQSTDLCRLIKAAEKPTETGRKRRTKISPTDAAHKMVHFHKSCCSIDEHLQARDGKQPYILAVGRTQNSIDTFYIAVDKQLIPCQATSSLSAFDELFKSHYVFNLSYDESLVHLYSFVQTTIFNIDATSTDESPRVRELRAKMLNENHV